The Methylocystis bryophila genome contains the following window.
TTGCCGATGGAAGCGCGAGGAGAAGCGAAGCGGCGAGCTGAAGGCAATGTTTCTTTAGCATCAGTCCCTCCCAATATTTTGTAAAGAACCCGTTTGCCTGGACGCGAAAACTGATCGGTCAGGCCCATCCTTATGTGCCGCGGAATTTTCGGGCGGCAACGTGGCAATGAAAAAAAATATGCGGTCGAGAGCTATCGTATGCTGATTGCGGCCTGCGACGTCGACGCGCCGTAAATACAGTCTGTTTAAAAGATTGGCCGACCATCCCGGGTTGGCGCCGTATTTAGAGACGTCTCGTCAGAGAGAACACAAGGATGGGGAAAAATATCGTCTATCCCCGAACCCGGAGGATCGCTATCTTCGTTTTTGATGGATTCGAGCCGATTTCCCGAAAGCAGTTTGGAGGAGCCGTTGATGTCCCAAGCGAAGACGATTGATGAAGTCATAGAGCGGCTGACGCTGATTGTAGAAGACGCGAAAGCAAAGCCATCAAGGCTTGGCTATTTCGCGGTCCTTTACCGTGAAGTCACGATCGCCGTTAAACAGCGCATCGACCAAGGCGACTACTTCGATGACAATGTGCGCATGGAAAAATTCGATGTGAATTTTGCGAACCGCTATCTCGCGGCCTACGATAAAATGCAAAGCGGATTCAAGCCGACACGCTGTTGGGACTACGCCTTTCAGGTTACGCCGCAATGGTGGCCGATCACGTTGCAGCACCTGCTGCTGGGCATCAATGCTCACATCAATCTCGACCTCGGAATCGCGGCTGTCGAGACCGTCGGCTCGCAGGGGTTGCAGGCGCTGCACCCGGATTTCAACCGCATCAACGATCTCTTGGCCGACCTGGTTGGCGACGTGAAGGAGAAGCTGGCCTCAGTTTGGCCTCCGCTGCGGTTCTTGAACCAATATCTGGGCGACGTCGAAACCGGGGTCATCAATTTCAGCATGGCCAAGGCTCGCGACGCCGCCTGGTCGCTCGCGCTAGAACTGGCGGCGCTCGATCAGAGCGGTCGTGAGCAAGCCATCGCCCGGCGCGACGACGAGACGCTCGCTCTTGGCCACGCCATCCGCAATCCGGGCTTTCTCCTCGGTCTCGTCACCAAGGCGGTGCGCCTCGGCGAACGCGGATCCGTCTCTCAAATTATCGCTGTCCTTGAAGGCGAAGCACGGCGTTGGAGTTTTGCGGTCTCACGCGGCAAGCCGCTTCGCACCCTGCAGCCTCAATCAGACCGTCAATTACAAGGTTGAGGCCTGGATCTGTTGTGGCGCGGGTTTCCTGGGGGCCCTTCACTCGCCCAGGCAACGGCGTCTCTGGACGTCCGATGTGATCTTCTCGCAGATGCTGGCGATGCTCTTGTGCTGCGCGGCGACAGCCTGCTCGAATTCTTTTTGGCTGTCCGCCTCCCGGTCTCGGGTCATCTGACAGGCGGAAAGCAGAAGGAAAACAGCGGCTGCGACGAAGACTCTCAGCACCTGCGGCTCCTTACCGGCCGACGAAAAGCTGGATCCCGCTGCGTTCGGGCGATGGCGCTCTAGCCGCCTGCGGCTCCGCTTCGAGCATGCCCGCAAACGCCGCCCGGAACAAGATCGCGCGGGCGAGGGCCGGCGCGGCCGGAGAGCGGCCCAAAACCCAACTTTTCCTTCGCTTTCCACCGCTGCGATAAGCGTATATCTTCGCGCCCGCGCGCGCTCAGTGTCGGGGAAGACCGCTGTCGCATGTGGCAGGAACGTTTAGACGCCTTCTGGGATGGAAAACGTGGTCTCGCGCTAGGCTTCTTCGACGAGGAGACGGTCGCGGCCGAAGGCGTGCGCCCTGAGATCGCCGTCTTCGCTTCCGCCACCGAAGCAATGGACGACGCCGAGCTCGTCGATCTCGTCGAACCGGCGCGCTGGCGCTGCGGCTGTCAAATGTTCGACGTGCCGCGCGGGCGCCGTTTCTTGGCTCTACACGCTGTGGGCGGCGCCGAGCTGCGGATCGAGCTCTGTGACGACAAGCTCGGGCTGACCGGCGGCGAATGGCGCGTTCTCTTCATCGAGCTTCCCGACGGCTCAGCGCTGGCGCAGCCGGCCTTTAACGCCGCGTCGCTCTCGGCGCATGGCGATCTCGCGCGTTACGCTCAGGAGCGTATCCTCCGCAGCGGCCCAAAGCTCGTCTGGGCGCTCGGACAAAAGCGGAGCGTTGAGCGGCCTGCCGACGCGATCGTCATCCAGCGCCTGGAGCCCACGCAAAGGCTGTTTCCGGCTCAGCAGAGCCATCTCGCCATAGAGGCGCGCGAATTGCGCGTAGAGCGCGAGGAAGCCCCGCCGCCAGCTCCCTTCGCGATTTTGGATCATTGGCTGCGCGAAGGCGGCGCGCCCTGCGCCACCTTGCGGCTCCGCTTCGCGAGCTTTGCGCAAGGCGACGCTTTTCTCAAACGCTCCTCGACGTTCCTCGTCATGCATCAGCGACGCGCCTTTCGCGATTGGGCGCGCGAGCAGAGGCGCATAGGCGGAGCGATCGCGGACCCGCTGACCTGCGACGACGTCCGCATCGCCACCGGGCGGGCGCAGGAGCGTTTCGATGCGGTAGAGCGGAGCGGCGCGATCGTCGTGCAGAATCTCGCCAAGCTCTTCGGCGCGAAGAACGCCTTGCCCGACGGCGTCTCGGCGCGGCGCACGACAGATGAGGCTGGCTCCGGCGCGGTCGTGGATTTGGCCTTCCATGGAGCCGCGCTCGGAGACGACCTCGGCCTCGTCAGCGCTTGCCCCGATGGAGGCGACTTCGAGGTGCTTCCCGTCGATCCGGGCGGCGTGCGCCACGCCCGCGTTTTTCGCCTTGGCTTCGACGGCTTGAGCGCACGCGCCCTTCAGGAGAACGACCCGCTGCTAGAGGAGATTCTGCGCCTCGCCGCGGACGCCGAACGCGGCGCGGAACTGGGGGCGCCGGAATCGAAGCGCGCCGCCCCCCTGCAGGAGCGCCGCGAGAGGCTCGTCTCCTCACTCAATAGGACGCTTGCCGCGGCGGGCTTTGGCGAGCGCTTCGATCCGACGCGGAAATGGGACGCGCTCGAACCTCTGCGGTTCTGGAGCTTTTGCGCGCTCGTCGTCGACTGCCCCGCCGCGGCGCGCGGCGATCTCGCGGCGCGCGGCGGGTTCGAGGCGTTTCGCGCCGATCCCGCGTTGATCGAGGCGCTCGCGGGGCAACCGGATCTGCGCCTGCTGGATGGGAGCCCGCGTCGGGCGAATGAAGAACAGCGATCCTTCGTCCACCGATACGCAGCGGCGCTCGGACTGGGGGGCTTGGTTGCGCCGCGGGCCGACGCGGCGACGCAGCTCGAGGCTTATCGCCTGTTGCGTCAGACTCCGCTGGCGCGTGAGCTCGCGGCGGCGCGTCTGGCGCTCGACGAGCCTTCGTTTGAAGCGGCGACGCTCGCGGATGCGGCTGCGAAGCTCTCGAACGAGGCCATGGTGGAGCGCGCCGTGATCTATTGCGACGACTGGGGTTTCCCGGAGAAAGGCGAGGCGTTGCGCGCTTATCTCCAACGTCGCCGACAAGGCGAATGGACCTCCGTAGAGGAGGGAACGCATCTCGCCGTCATCGTCGCCGAAGCTGACACCTATTGGCGCGAGCTTGGCGCCGCGCGCGCCAGCACCCCTGACGAAGCCGAGCCCGTGAAGCCCGCGGGCCTGCTCGCGACCGTTCGCGGCTTCTTTTTTCGCGGCGCGTCAAAGGCCGCGCAGTCGTGACAGATGTGGCTCAACCGGCGTCCGACGAGCGGGACGCTCACCGCGTTCTGCCGCAGCGCCTGACGATCACGCTCGTCGGTCCGCGCAGCGCGGGCAAGTCTACATTGATCGCGGCGCTTCCCGATTGTTTCGCGCAGGGCGCGCATGGCTATCCGTCGGCGCTGCGCCTGACCCTTCAGCCGATCGGACGCGGCGAGTTTGAAGGCGGCTATCCGGCGGCGTCGAAATATGAATTGCTGGAAAGCTTCGTTTCTCCTTACGAACGCCTGAGAGAAACGGTCGAAAGCGGCGGCGAGCCGACGCCGCCCGAGACATTGCAGGAGTATTTCTTCCGCCTGAACGCAGAGGCGTCGCAAGACCTGTCGGACGCGACCCGCCTGCTCGAAATCGTCGATGTCGGCGGCGGTCTCGCGGCGCCGGAGGAGGGCCAGCCACAATCGGCGTCGGTCGCGTCTCGCGTGCAGTTCGCGACCAAACTCCTTGCGAGCGACGCGATCGTATTCGTGCTGCCGCTCGTGCGATTAGAAGAATGCCGGTGGGTCGGTTCGATGTCGCGGCTTATCGAACGCCTGGCGCTCGCCCCAGATCGTAAGGCCAAGCGCTTCGTCGTCGCCTGGTCTTTCTACGAACGGCTCTTCGTGAATCTCGGCCCCGCAGCCTTCACCTACGCCTGCGACCCGCTCGTTGCGGCGCACGTGCTGCGTCGGGCGCTGGCGCAAGCGCCCTGGCTCGACGCGCTGCGCGAGCTCGAGCGCGAGGGCGCATCCCTACGTTTTTGCGTGTTCTCGTCCTACGGATTCGTCAAGACTTTCCAAAACCCCAATCTCGATCCACTTCAATCGGGCGAGCGACGCTTCAGCCGGGTGAATGGCCCGGGACGGCCCTCCCTCACGGAATTCTGGCGGCCGTTTCTCGCAGCCGATCCCATCGTGAACGCCGCGCTGGGCTTGGACAGCGCATTTTGCTTTTCCTATGAACGTCTTGCGGCGCCGCAGGGGCTGGTGGCGGAGTAGGGTGGCGCAGGGGAAACGAGCACAGCCTAGGATGGGCATTAAAATGAGCGGATCGAGGTTGACCAGATTTCACGCTGCGTTCAGGCAGAATCGCCTAAACGCAGAAAACGTGATCGATTCTTGAAGTTTAGAACGCGATGCGAAAAGCCGGCCTCTACTATTTCGCACCGGGCTCTAGCCATAAATGGCGTCGTTCAGCGCGTCGCGCCGCCGCGACTTGCATTGCATGTCTTACCGTTTCCGGCGCTTTTGCTTTCGCGCAAATCGCGAGTCGTGATGTGGACGATGTATCAATCGCGCCGGGGCCCAATTACGATAAAGCGAAGTTCAGCCTTTGGCATCCGGAGGACGCCGGACCATTACATGCCGTTGTCGTCCTCATGCCGGGTTCGAACCAGGACGGGCGGCCCGACGTGCGCGATCCCTTTTGGCAAGACTTCGCTCGCCGCAACAACGTCGCTCTGATGGGTTGTTATTTTACCGACGCGCCGCATGACCTGGCCTTCATCGAGAATTATGCGAACGCCGCGCAGGGGAGCGGCCAAGCCTTGCTCGACGCCCTTCAGGCTCTTTCGAACCGCGCCCAGCATCCAGAATTGGCAAATGCGCCGCTCTTGCTATGGGGCGTCTCGGCGGGAGGCGAATTCAACTACGAGTTCACGGCGTGGAAAGCGGAGCGCGTCATCGGCTTCATTGTGAACAAGGGCGGAATCTATTTCTCGGCGCTTTTGCCAAGCGCGGCGCGGCGCGTGCCAGGGCTGTTTTATTCCGGGGAACTGGACTTGGACTCGCGGAAGCGGGTCATATCCGGGCTCTTCGCGCTGAACCGCAGAGCCGGCGCGCTCTGGGCTTTTGCCGAGGAGCCAAATGTCTCGCACGATGACAAGCGGTCGAGGGAATTGGCCGCGATCTTTTTCGAGTCGGTTCTGCCTTTGCGTCTGGACGCTTCGTCGAGCGAGGGCGCCTTGCAGCCGCTCGACGAAGGATCCGGTTTTCTGGGTGATCCCGTTCGGATGACTTTTCGGCCTGCAACGGAAGAGGCGACCGAAACCGAATTGACAGCGTGGTTGCCCAGTGAACGCGTCGCGCGCGCGTGGCAGGCCGTCGTGCGTGGCGAGCCCATCGACCGCTGAAGCTGGGAGGCGCTTTTGCGCTCACTTTATATATAAAAGTATTTTTACGTAAGCACTTAGTCTATCATTTCTCAGATATTGGATAAGATGATGCGGCCGGCGACGGGCGCGTGGGGCGTGTTTCCTCCTCGCAAGAAGGAGGGGAAGTGTGGGCATGGCTGCCGACGAAGAGGGAGATTGAAATGAACAAATTCTTTGTGTCGCTGACGCTCTGCGGGCTTTTGGTTTCTCCGGCGTTCGCCGCGCCGGTGCGTCTGAAGGGCGCCAAGGCCGACGCTTTCATCGCCAAATATTTTCCCAATGCCGATATCCCCGGGCCCGTGGAGGGGAGCTTCACCTACAAGAAGGGGGCCCGCACGGCGGTCGGCCACGCGAGCTGCAACGTGCCCGCGATGGGCGCGAGGTCGGAGGGCGAGGTTTCGACTTGCACGGTCAAATACTGACGTCGGAACGGCGCGGCGTCGACAACCGTCCTCCCCGGGCGCTGAGGCCGCGAGCCTCCGGCGCGCAGGAAGCCGTCATCCGGACTAAAGACTGTTTTGCTTTTGGATGGCCCTCGTCCGAGCCAAGGGGAGATTTAGTCGTCGCTCTCCATCGCCGCGATGGCGGGGGCCGGCGGGGAGGGGAGGATATATCGCGCCAGCGCGCCGCGACCGCGCCGCCAGACTCCGTCGCCGTCCTCGGCAAATCCCGAGAGAGCCGAGAAGCGTCCAGGCGCGCCGACCGTGGCCGCAAGCAGCCGCTGACGTTTGAGCGCCGCTTCCAGCCGCGCCTCAGCTTCGATCAGCGTCCGGTCGTCGAGGATGTATTCGCCTTTGCGATCGACATAGGCGTGGCCCGCGCGCACGAGCCGGTTGAGCAATCCCGAGAGATTGTCGCGCACCTCATCGGGCAGCGCCTCGATCTCGGGCACATGAACGTCGAGCAGACTCATCGCCCCGTGATAGGGCCTCGCGCGCCGTAGCAGCGCCTTGAGCACGCGGGTGTCCCAATCCTCTCCGTCATTGTCGGTCAGGTCCATCGAGGATGGCAGCGGCGCGCGCTCGCGCGCCTTCGTCTCCCGCTTCAAGATCTCGGACAGAAGCTTCATGACGAACATGAAGGCGTCCTGAGCGATCGCGACGCCGAGCGCCATCGTGGCGTCGGGCGTCAGCTTGAGAAAGGCTTCGCGCGCAAGCTCGAAACGGTTGCGCTCCAAGCTGCGCGTCTGAAGGAAACGGTCGCTGCGCTTGAGCAACTCCTGCACTTGCGCTTCGGTGAGTCCGGCGGCCTTGCCCGAGACGACGCAGGCGTCGACGCGCTGCTTGGCTTCGTTGACGCCGGCCGACGCGCTCGCCGCGTCCCCGCCCGCGCGCATGCGCGTTACGATCGCTTGCATATCGTTGCGCAGCTCGCCGTCGAGCGCGCATTTTTGCGCGAAAGCCGCACGCGCGCCGATCACCTCGTCGCGCGCCGCGAGGAGATCCAATGTCTCGCGTCCCTGCGGCTCGCAGCTGAAATCCGAGGGGACTGCGGCGGGAAGCGAGCGGGTCTCGCGCGTTGCGCCGAGCAGCAGCAGACAGGCGGGCTTCGCCTCGCGTATGCGCTGCGTCGTCGGATTGACGCGAATATCGATGCTCGCCTGAGAGAGGGCCGCGATGGCCGCCGAGAGGTCGGGCGGCGGCTCGATCTTGGCGTCGATCGCGGCGGGGCGCTTGGCGCGCGCGCTTTCTTCCTGCTGGCGCAGCGTAACCAGAGCAGCCTCGAGAAGATCACGCTGCTTGATCGCATGGGCGCGCTCGCTCAAAGGCCCGCTGAGCGTCTGTCGTATCGTCGCGGCGCGCTTGCGCGCGGCTTCGGCCTTGCCCCGATGCGACAGGCAATTCGGCCCGCAGGCGGCGCCCATGTTGTCGAGGCCCTTCGAGGCGTCGAGCGCGAGTTGCTCCTCCTCGCGCTCTGTGGCCGAAAGCGCGGCGATCTGCTCCTCCTTGGCCTTGACGATGGGCTCCAACTCCGCGGTCGTGCGGTCGAGCGCGGCGATCTTCTCCTCGGACTCGGCAATCTGCCGGCGCGCCGCCTGCGCGTCGGCGAGGTCGGCCGCGGTCTTCTGGGCGGCGATCGCCGCGACGCGCTGCAACTCCTCTTGCGCCTTGCGGGCATTCTCGCGCAGCGCCGGCCCGGCGTTCGCCGCCGCGCGCGTCAGCGCGTCGATGCGCTCCAGATAGGCGCGCATCGCCGGCATCGAGACGATGCGCTGACTCTCGGCGTCGTAATTCTCCTCGATATATTTCTGCGCGGGCAGGAGCGATTCAGCGGCGATCTCCATCGGCTGCAGCTGCGCAGCGAGGCGCTTCGACGAGAGGCCGAAAATGTTGTTGTAATAATAGGTGAAGGAGAAGAACGCCGAGATCGAGAAGACGAAGACGTAAACGAGCCCCGTGATCGCCGTCTTGAGCGCGACCCTCTCGCCCAGAAACTGCTGACGCGCGATCAGGGCGCCGAGGTCTGCGCCGAGCGACCAGGAGGTGGCGGCGAGCATGGTCAGAAGGGCGGTCGTGCCGATCACCGTGCCGATGATGCCGACCCAGTCGCCCGGCTCGCGTCGCATCACGTCGATCATGCCGCTCGAGGTCGTGTAAAAGACCCAGCAGAGCACCGGGATCGTCACCAGAAACGCCAGTCGCGCGACATCGGCGCGCGAGAAGGCAAGACGCGCCTTGCCCTTGGACGCCTCGTCTTGCCTCCAAAACAGCGTGGTCAGGCGCGCCGCGAGAGAATTCGCCGCCGAGCGCCTCTCGTCGGTGGGCGGAGCGCTTTCCTGACCCGGGCGCGCCGACGTCGGGCTTGCGCCCTGCTGAGGGCCGCGGGTCGAGGGTAGGTCATGCATCGAGGCGCGCCCTCTTCAGTCGCCTGCGCTGTGGCGGAATCGCCTGAACGCAGGAAGCGTGATCTCAAAAATTCTGCTGCGCGCCCTACGGGAAAAGCTGACGCTCCGTTCGAGCGGGAGTCGCGTTAGCGCATTCGGTCCCCCGACCGCGCGATAGCCTGAAGGCGATTTGCACCCGTTTTTAAGCCATTTTGCAAGCAAGGCCGAACAAATGCTGTTGGGCTCAGCGCGCTTTTGCAAAAAGAGCAAGTTTTTCAATGATCTGGAGCATCATTCTTCCAGACCGCGCCGCGTTTCCATCTCGATGAGCTCGGCGATTTTTAGCGGGTCGTCGGGAAAACCCGCGCGAATCCAGTCATCCTGAAGCTGCTTCAACGCCGCTCCCAGCTTGCGGCCGGGCGGAAAGCCGCGATGCATGAGATCCGCGGCTTTCACGGGGAAGACCGGCGGCTCGGAAGCCTCGACGAAATCGAAAGCCGCGCGCCAGCTTGAGTCGTCTCCGCCTGCGCCGCTCTCGGCTTGCAGCAAAGCGAGACCATCCAGGGCGCCGCGCCGACCTTCATGGAACATGAGCTCCAGCAGCTCCTGGCGCGTGCGGGGGACTCCGAGTCCGTGGCGTTCCTCGCAGAGGCGCGCCATCCGCGTGAGCCGCGCATGCTCGGCGTTGGAGAGCCGCAGCGAGACGCGTACGCGTTCGGCGTCCTCACTGATCAAGACCGCCAGCGCGCCGAGACGCAGAACGGCGTCCGGCGCCTTTTCTCGCGCCGCTTCGATCGCGGCGACCCGCTCGAGCCGCCCCGGCAAGCCCAAGCCGAGCAGCGCTTCGAGAATGCCGGTCTCGCACATGATCCGCAGCGTCGCCGGCGCGCCGCGCGCCGCGAGAAGTTTCAGGAGTTCCGCGCCGACGCGCTCACGCGAGAGAATCGTGAGCTTTCCGCGCGCGAGGACCGCCGCGTGGAGGCCCTCGCGATCGATGGATCCCTGGCCGATCGCTGCGTGAAAGCGGAAGAAGCGCAGAATGCGCAGATAATCCTCGGCGATTCGCGTCGCCGGATCGCCAATGAAGCGAATGCGCCGCGCGGCAAGATCCTCGCGACCGCCCGCATAATCATGCAGCACGCCATCGGGCGTCAGCGACAGGGCGTTGACGGTGAAATCTCGGCGCAGAGCGTCCTGCTCGAAATCGGCGCCGAAGCGCACCTTGGCGGCGCGGCCATAGGTCTCGACGTCCTCGCGCAGCGTCGTGACCTCGTAGGGCTCGCCGTCGACGACGATCGTGACCGTGCCGTGGTGGACGCCGATCGGCGCGACCTTGAAACCGGCGCGGCGCGCAGCGCTCATGACCTCTTCCGGATGAGCGGGCGTCGCGAGATCCACCTCCTGTGGCGTCATGCCGAGCAAGGCGTCGCGCACGGCGCCGCCCACGATCCGCGTCTCGCAGCCCGTCACGGCGAGCGCCGAAAACAGGCGCGCCAGTCGCGGATCGCGCAGCAGCGCGTCGAGCTCCTTCACTCGAAACGCCCGGGCGCGAGCCGACCGTTCTCGATGTGCGCCGGGACATAGGCGCCCCGTTCGCGGGGGCCGAGAACACCGAGCGCCAGCATTCCGATGACCGCGAGCGCGAGGCCGGCGATGGCGAGGCTCGAAATCCGGCCCGGCGTCCAAAGCGACGCGACGAAGGGCCAGCGCAGGAACAAGAGATGGAATGCGGCGTAGAGAATGAAGGGAAGCGCGAAGAGAAACGCGGTTTCTAGGAAGGCGCGCCACATCGGCGAAAGGCCTCGGCTGGCGCCATAGCTCGGCGCAGGGCGATCATGTCGCGTGATATATACACTTTTTCGAAACGCGTAAGCGCGTGGAGCGCGCGTCCCGCCGGACGCCCTTGTCAAAACAGGCTCTGGTCTCGGAAGGAGCCCTGCTGTCGTCGCCTCGCAAAAGGTTCGATGTTCTCTAGACTTCGGACTCAATGGGATAGAAGGCGACGACGGCCGCGATGCAGATTGCCGAGAAGAAGGTGTGGGAGCAGCGGTCGTAGCGGGTGGCGATGCGCCGCCAGTCCTTGAGCTTGGCGAAGAGGTTCTCGATCTTGTGGCGGGTCTTGTAGATCGCCCTGTCGTAGTCGAGCGGGTTCTTGCGGTTTTTTGTCAGGGGGATGCGGAGTTCTGTCCGGCGCTC
Protein-coding sequences here:
- a CDS encoding DUF5995 family protein, which gives rise to MSQAKTIDEVIERLTLIVEDAKAKPSRLGYFAVLYREVTIAVKQRIDQGDYFDDNVRMEKFDVNFANRYLAAYDKMQSGFKPTRCWDYAFQVTPQWWPITLQHLLLGINAHINLDLGIAAVETVGSQGLQALHPDFNRINDLLADLVGDVKEKLASVWPPLRFLNQYLGDVETGVINFSMAKARDAAWSLALELAALDQSGREQAIARRDDETLALGHAIRNPGFLLGLVTKAVRLGERGSVSQIIAVLEGEARRWSFAVSRGKPLRTLQPQSDRQLQG
- a CDS encoding CCA tRNA nucleotidyltransferase, which translates into the protein MKELDALLRDPRLARLFSALAVTGCETRIVGGAVRDALLGMTPQEVDLATPAHPEEVMSAARRAGFKVAPIGVHHGTVTIVVDGEPYEVTTLREDVETYGRAAKVRFGADFEQDALRRDFTVNALSLTPDGVLHDYAGGREDLAARRIRFIGDPATRIAEDYLRILRFFRFHAAIGQGSIDREGLHAAVLARGKLTILSRERVGAELLKLLAARGAPATLRIMCETGILEALLGLGLPGRLERVAAIEAAREKAPDAVLRLGALAVLISEDAERVRVSLRLSNAEHARLTRMARLCEERHGLGVPRTRQELLELMFHEGRRGALDGLALLQAESGAGGDDSSWRAAFDFVEASEPPVFPVKAADLMHRGFPPGRKLGAALKQLQDDWIRAGFPDDPLKIAELIEMETRRGLEE
- a CDS encoding DUF6111 family protein, with product MWRAFLETAFLFALPFILYAAFHLLFLRWPFVASLWTPGRISSLAIAGLALAVIGMLALGVLGPRERGAYVPAHIENGRLAPGRFE